The following nucleotide sequence is from Acetobacteroides hydrogenigenes.
CTTTATGGCGAACAAGAGCTACAAGACTAAGCATCTAAATAAGTTTCTTACCCTATAGATGCAAGAGCGCTTTCCAACGAACTAAAGTAAGCTAGCCCCGAATTCTTAGCATCCTTCTCACTTTTTTCGAGATTCATAATGGTCATCTTGGTAAAGGCACTTTCTGGAATAACTAGATTTAGCACAGACATACCAGCCTTCACAAGCTGAGGTGTAACAACCTCTGTAACCCAATCTGTGTCCTCCTTTTTAAGAAGACCGGCATCTTTAGCATCGCTGACAAAGTTTTTGCATCGCTTTGCAACGAATAGTTCTGCCGTTTTTAGCTGCCCTGCGCGAAACTCTTCTGATGTGCAAAAGCCTTTCCAAGTTTGCACCAAACAATTTTTCTCTGGAACATACGAGATTTCCAAGAACCTTGTACTGTAAATTGTTTCCATTCAATTAAAAATATTAGTGGGAAAATATGAATCTCTCCAAAAGTGACAAAGACTAGATTTCGGCTAGAGCGCTCTCGAGCGAGCCAAACATCTTAATGTCGGCATTACCCGAGGCCCCTTCGGCCTTCTCTAGATTCATCAAAGTCATCTTTGTAAAAGCGCTTGCAGGCAAGACCATGTTTAACCTTACCATACCTGCTTTCACAAGCTGAGGTGTAATAACTTCCGACACCCAATCGGTTTCCTCCTTTTTCAGCAAGGAAGCGTTTGTGGTATCGCTGATAAAGTTCTTGCAGCGCTTTTCAACAAAAAGCTCAACTGTCTTTTTCTGTGCTGCACGAAAATCTTCGGAAGTGCAAAACCCCTTCCAGGTCTGAATTAGGCAACTTTTTTCGGGCATGTAAGCTACATCCACGAAACGAGTTGAATACAATGTTTCCATCCTTTAATTGATTAAAATATAGTGAACAAAATAATTAATTACTTCACCCTAAATTGACCATCGAAGAATTGCCGACGAGATGTACCAGTTTGCACCCTGATCGCCTAGTGCTATCACATCTCCCTTTTTAAGAATGCCCCTCTTATGGGCCTCAAATAAATTAACTGGGATGCTTGCCGTTTTCATTGCAGCATAATCTTTTAGCGTATCAAAAACACGAGCACCATCAATACCCAAATTGTGTATCCAGCTCATAGTTAGCCCAGCAAACTGTTGCCCAAAGATGTAATGGTCTACACCATTAACATCAAGATTTAGCACCTCTAGTGACTCTACAATAGATGCAGGAATAAAACGCTGCAAGAAAGGAACATCACGCTGAAGGCTTTCTGGAGTTACGTATTGGTATGCTTTTACGCTACTTTGGGTTGCTGTGTAGCTGGGGTTTCCATTCTTAATTTTAATACCAGCAGCCTCTTCCTTTTCGCATGACATATGGTGGAACGACTGAAATCCAAGCCCATCTTCTACTTTTTCAAGAATCACGGCACCAGCACCATCACCAATGGTAAGCGCTTTAAAGTCGCAGAAGTTTACATTATCCATTAGCGTTTCTCCGGCAACTACAAGAACCTTATTGTAAATGCCAGCCTGGATAAATGCAATTGCACTAAATACAGATGGAAGAAAACCATTATAGCCACAATCGACATTGAAAGCGCCCGCATTTACAGCCCCGATGCCAGTTTGTACCTGCGAAGCAATAGGAGGACACAACCTCTCGGTATTCTTGCTAGCATGTGTTGCTATTACAAGATCGATAGTTGCAGGGTCAACATTAAAGCGCTGAACCGCATCCAGTGCCGCTTTTGTTGCCATCGTTCCTGGAGTTTCACCCTCTCCAACACGGCGATTGAAGATGCCAAATGCCTGATCGAAATTTACCTCTGCAGGAATATCGATATTAAATTCAGCATTCGATATATTCTTTTCGGGCATATATACGCCAATGGCAGTTATGCCAATAGGTTGCGACAAAGTTTTTGCCTTAGCTCCGCTTAGTAAAAACTCTTTAAAGTTCGGATTTGCCATTTTGTTAGTTGATATGTATTTCTTCTAGTTCAACACGATTAACTTTTCCAAGCATGGTGAATGCAAGAACATTTTTTACCAGCTCTGGACTTAACACTTCGTAAAGTGCAATATGGTTTTCGCCTGCTCCCGACGATGCAAGTAGCACGCGCTGATTCTCTTTTACCAGCCCTTTCTCAATAGCCTCGAGTAGATTGGTGGGCACGCAACAAGTTGCCACATTACCATACTTCTCAAACGATTGGTAGAACTTATCTTCGGCAAAGCCTAGCGTTTCGCGCCAAGCGTTCGGAGCCCAAGCCACCGGCTGATGCGTCACCAAGAAATCGGCCTCCGACACAGGAATTCCTGTACGTTCCGCTAGATTGTTTACAGCATTTAAAAGGTACTCCGTTGCCTTTGCACCAATTGCACGAGTTGATTCGGGATTGCAAAATGTCACAAAATCTTGTTCGTACGATGGGAGCATCGAAACATGGTTCATTAGCCTTGGAGCACGACGCTTAAATCGAATGCCATCGTGGAGTTCGCCCCTGCTCAACGAGAAAGAGCCCTCGTATCCCACTTTGCCGTCAACCATTGTAACAACTGCAGCACAAGCGGCATCGCCCGTGTTTACGCTATAGTAATCACCCTTGTCGTTGATAAACGAATCGATGATACTATTTACGATAAGCACGTTCTTTTTGGCGCCCGAGCGCACAAGGTTTGCCGCAATTTCGACCATTGTAACAAACGTTGAACAGCACGAGTCGATACCGTAAGCCCCCGCATTGGTTAGCTTCAGCTTATGCTGAATCAACGAAGTATTGGAGGGCAGCGGATGATCCTGAACCTGCGAGTGCGAGAGTAGTAGGTCTATCTCTTCCTTGGGTTTGCCCCATTTTAAAAGAGCCAACGCCCCTGCAATTGTCTCCGCATCCGAAGGCATCATAGGATGAGGGCGCATAGTCGTTTTTACCGAAAGAGGATCTAACGGCACCCTTCTACGCTCAACAGCCCCTTGAAAAGGATCCTTACGCTTCTTTTCGGGCAGCTGATTCACCCAAGTTTCGTACCATGGCTGACTAACCCAGCCATCATAGTTTGTTTCAATCGTTCCAGGAAGCTTTTGCTCTCTTTCGATCATCTCAATATATTCCTCACGTAGCAGCGTATGTTCTCGTAAGTACGAGCATACCTTCTCTACCTGTGTGGAATTAAGAGTAGCACCTGGAAAATAGCCTGCAAGACTAACTAAGCCAGCTGTCTTCATTAATACCAGTAATTTTTAAGTTAATTATTTTGGTTCGATTTTAAATATTCAAAAGAAATCCCCTGTCCCCATTATTCAAAAAACCTTGCGAAGATAAAATATTGCACCATAAAAAAAACGCTGGAAGCCTTATAAAATAAGGCTTCCAGCGGAATTTAGAAGCAATACAAATAGATTAAAAGCAGCGTAAAAAAGTTTACTTTTCTACTTCAAGCGTACACAAATCTTGGATAAATTTAGAATACGTGCAATACAAGATTAATGCTTTCCAAATCCTGAGTTTTCTTTACAGCAGGCAGGCAGCTTTTCGTAAGCTTTTGCATCGCGCTTAACGTCATCAGCATCGTACCCAAGCTTTGCAATTGCTTCTTTAATCTTCTTTACATCGGTCTTTCCAGCATCGTAAGCCACCCAAACGGTCTGCTTATCTACATCTACCTTCACATCTTTCACCCCTTTCTCGAATGGCAGATTCTTCATTATTCGCTTTTCGCACGAAGAGCACTGGATTGTTGTTTTTATGGTGGTGCTATCTGTTTTAGCCTGAGCCACCGTTGCAGCAAGCACCATCAGCATCACTGCAAATAAGGTTACAATTCTTTTCATCTTAATGAGCTTTTATCATGAAACATTTAAATCAACTATCGGGAAATCGTCCAACGGAGACCTCCATATATCTTACGCCCCATTATTGGCCCCCAAATAAACGAGGAGTCAAAGTATGGACCAAACGGATTATCGGCACCCACAATAGAGTGCATTTGTGTATAGTTTAAGAGGTTTTCAACGCCTACGTACACATCTAGCGCTCGGTATTTTTTTGTGATCTGAGCAAATAGCAACGGATAAGAAGGCGAGTACTCTCCCATCTGGTAATGGGCAGGATAGCCGCTCATATCGGGCAGCTTGCTCTTACCGTTTAGCTGAGCCGTAAAATCGAACTTCCATTTATCGAACTTCGTTGCATACGAAAGGTTTGCCAGAGCACGGTAGCTATTAACTAAAGGCTTACGTTCCAACTTCCCATTTATGGTTTGATGAACATCGTTCAACCGATAGGCTAGGTATACCTCAAACCTCTCCAATGGTTCCGATCTAAAATCGACCTGAAAGCTGTTTGAGTACGATTTCCCATCAAGATTATAAAAGAGAACATGCTCTATATCGTGTTCCTGATCTACTACCATCTGATTCTGAAAGTCGGTACGATAGTAATCGACGCTTACAGAGGCTGGTCGTCCTCCCCATAGCTTAAAATCCTTTGTCGCATTAACGCCGTAGTTCCACGCCTTCTCTATTCCCAAGCCATTAGCTATCGATATTTGGCGCGAGCTTGCCAGAACACCGATATTCTCGGCTATAGGATTTGGCGAATGGTATCCACGACCACCCGAAACTCTGATCGTAAACGTTGGGGTAACGCTGTACTTCACATGTACACGTGGCGTTAACAACCATCCGTACTTCGAACTATGATCGGCCCTAGCGCCTACTATTACATTCAGCTTATCCAGGTAGCTATAGGTGTACTGAGCAAAAGCACCGGGTACGGCCTCTTCCTTGGTCGAAGAAGCACCATCGAGAACCGTCTCAATATTGTCGTAGTTAAGGCTTGACCCAACCACATACTTATGGTTGGTGTTGCCAATTATCGATTGGTAGAGCAAGCTTACATTAGCGCTATTCTGCGTAGAGGTATAATCTCTTAAGCCAAAGAAACCGTTCTGATCGTAGTAGCCGTAGCTGGTAATAACACCAATGCTCTGGTTAGGGTTCGATGGCAGCGGAATTCCTGTTTTATTAAAGATGCTAAAGCCTTGATTTACCATCTGCGACCCCCACACTGACGATGAGCCCCTATCGCTCTCGCTAAATCCGAGCTGACCGCCCAATCGCTCATCGCGTAAATACTTCACCCCAGTTCGCGATTCCAGCTTTCCAGGATCGAGGTAGCTAACGCGTCCGAATAGGTTAACCTGGTTGCTCTTTGGAATATCCAAGAACCCATCATTATTGTGGTCTACCTCCATCCTATTCCCCGAAAGATGGACTAGCCCCATGGCGCTCCATTTCTCGTTAAGCTTACCACCGCCATTAAGGTTTAGCTCCATTCTTCCATCCGAATCGCCATAAAGATTTAGGAAAAGAGGGTCGGTAGTGTCGGGCTTCTTATACTCTACGTTCACCTGTCCGGTAATCGACTCGTATCCATTAACCACCGACGCGGCCCCCTTCGACACCTGAATAGATTCCATCCACGAGCCTGGGATGGCGCTTAGACCGTAGGTAGAGGGAATCCCCCTCATCAAGGTCATGTTCTCCTCCATGAGCTGGCTATACAACCCCGACAGCCCCAGCATTTCTATCTGCTTGGCACCGGTTACCGCATCGGCGTAGCCAACCGTTACCGAGGCGCTGTTTTCGAAGCTTTCCGAAAGGTTGCAGCAGGCCAGCTTCTGCAAACCACTCTGGGTTATCACCTCTACTTTAGCCGGCTGCAGCTTAGAGATGTAGCTACCTCCCTGATTAGCCCTTACCGTTACGCCCGCCAGCTGAACTCCAGCTTCCGACAGCACAACCTCCACCATCTTGGAGGACGACTCCACATTCACCGTATCGTTGGTATACCCAATAAAGCTAACCACCAGCTTTCGCTTCCCTGCAATTTGGGGAATCGAAAAGACACCTTCTCCGTTGGTTGTTGTCCCCTGAACGGTACCCAACCACATTACGTTTGCACCGGGCAAAGGCGTTCGATTTCCCTTAGAGTCGGTTCCATAAACTTTTCCTGTTACACCTTTACCTTCGCCCAAAGCGGCCGATGCCAGCAGCAGCGCCACCATCAGCACATATAATTTACGTTTCATCAGAATAAATCTTTAGTTAAACAAGCCATACAATAGCGTATAGCAACATCGGAGGGAGCATGCGCGAGCATAGCATTCCCTCATCGGCAAAAGAATTACTGATGAATCAAATTCGAAGCTGTCGAGAAATAGTAAAGATGATATCGGACCCCGTAAGCGGACCGACATCGGGTGGCGTATACGACGCATACTGTAGTGGTGCTTCGTTGCCTTGGCTTAATACGGCCACAAAGAGCGCAAATGGAACAAGCGTGTAGTCGCTGCTGCCAAACGAAATCTTCTTAATGCTATACGAGAAATCGTCAACAGCGATACCTTTCACCTCCACGTTACAGCATCCATCATCCGAAACGGCCTCTGAAGGGGTACCTACTTCGGGATCTTCGTCGCCAGAGCAGCAGCAAGGCTGCCTGTCGTTAATGGAGATATCCTGGGTTCCCATCCCTTCGCAGGTGGTAATAAAGGCAACATACCTTCCCGAAAAGGAGAGTGCAACTACCGCTAGCATAACGATAGTAAGGGATGATAGTATGTTCCTAATCTTTTTCATCGTTGCTGATGCGCCAAATTTATCACTAATACACTCAAATCGGTCAAATGTTGCACCAATCTCCTCAATTCCTTCTCCATTTTTTGATAAATTAAGGATAGCAAAGCCTATCAAAAATTGGCAAACGGGGCGCGGATACAAAAAAGAAGCGGGCTTCGCAGATGCGAAGCCCGCTTCCATGTTATTCTATTCGCCTGTACTAGAGCGATTGCTTGCTTTCGGCAGGGATATCCTTAGCGATTTTGTTTACCAACCCCTGAAGCACCTTTCCTGGTCCGAGCTCTACGAACGAAGAAACGCCATCGGCCACCATGTTCTGAACGGTTTGAGTCCAGCGAACAGGAGCGGTTAGCTGCGCTACCAAGTTCTTCTTAATCTGAGCAGGATCGGTGTATGGCTTTGCGTCTACGTTTTGGTAAACGGCGCAGATTGGTTGGCTAACGGTTGTTGCCTCGATGGCAGCCTCTAGCTCTACGCGTGCTGGCTCCATTAGCGGCGAGTGGAATGCACCACCCACAGGTAGCTTAAGCGCACGCTTTGCTCCGGCAGCCTTTAGCGCCTCGCAAGCAGCATCGATAGCCTCGTTGGCTCCCGAAATTACCAGCTGTCCTGGGCAGTTGTAGTTGGCAGCAACAACAACACCGTCGATAGAGGCGCATATCTCTTCAACCTTTTCGTCGGCTAGGCCAAGTACGGCAGCCATGGTCGATGGGTTTAGCTCGCAAGCCTTTTGCATGGCGTTAGCACGAGCCGCCACAAGACGAAGACCATCCTCGAAGCTAAGCGCTCCGGCAGCAACAAGCGCCGAGAATTCGCCAAGCGAGTGGCCAGCCACCATTTCGGGCTTAAAATCGTCGCCCAACGACTTTGCTAGGATAACCGAGTGAAGGAAGATGGCAGGTTGGGTAACCTTAGTCTGCTTCAGATCCTCGTCGGTACCGTTAAACATCAAATCGGTTATGCGGAAACCTAAAATTTCATTTGCCTTTTCGAAAAGTTCCTTTGCTTGGGGCACATTCTCGTACAAGTCCTTGCCCATTCCGACAAACTGAGCACCTTGCCCAGGAAATACATATGCTTTCATGTGTTTCGGTTTTTAAAGGTGCAAATATAAGCATTTAGCGGCTCACCCGACAAACTTCGACTCCGCTCAGCTACCAAGCTTCGGCTTTTGCTTTGGCTTCGACTCCGCTTAGCCACCAGAATCCGATAGCCGAACGGAGCCCCGTGGCTAAGTGGAGCCCGGTGGCCGAGCGGAGCCGAGGCCACCATGTGCTGTAGCGACAATTGTTAGATTTTTTTTCGACCTTGGCGGGTTGAGGATGGCGTTTGCCTAATGCCGACAGACAAAGGATCTTCATCAATGCCGAAATGTATAATCGTAGCAGTTAATCCCCTCCATTGGAGGCAGGGGGTGGGTTATCTCGCTAAAATCATCATTCTGATTTCAATTTACGTTCTCAACCCACCCCTACCCCTCCCATGGAGGGGATTACGTACCATGATTCTAGCATATAGGATATCAACATCGTCCTTTGCTTAATGGCTAAAGTGAGAAGCTTCACCGAACAGCAGCCATTGTTGGGCTAAGCCTCATCGGGTTCCTTCTGTTCGTTAGCCTGCTGTTCTGCAGCCTTCCGCTCCTTGGCCTGCTTCCGCAGCGTCTGCCGGTGCTTGACGGTGGCGCGGTAGCGCCCTACGATCTCGTTAATGCGGTGCGATAGCGCCAGCAGCTCGGGGCTATCCTCGAACTCCAGCTTCAGGTTAATCAGGCGGAGCAGCTTTTCCAGGTTCTTGCCAAGGGGCACCGCCTCCTTGTAGGCGGCCACCTTAGGCTTAGCCATCCGCATGGCAAGACGCGCGGCACCGGCATCCTCCACCTCGCGCTGCCCATCGCGGATATCCTGCAGCCAGGCATCGCACCCAATGGTGCTGATGGCCGCGCGTAGCTCGGCGTTGCGGTCGATCTCTGCCAGAAAATTGGTTACCGATGTCGTCTCCTCAATCACAGACTTACTGGCCATCTCATCGCCAAAAGCGTGAAAAGCCTGCACAATGAGCTTTCCGGCAGCCACCCACCGCTCGTCCCGGCGCTTTAGGCTGCGCTTGGCGTTATACCTTAGAGTCTTCAGCCCCAAATCGCGCAGCGCATCACCCGCCCTCCTCGCCGCGGCAAACTCGGGATGGCTTAGCCCCAACGATGCCTCCTTTACAGCCTCGAAGTTGGCTTTTATCCGATCGACCAGCGGTTGCAGCTCGGGAACATTGCAAGGGATAGCGTCTAACGCCGAGATCACCTCTTCGGCAAAGCGATACTTCTCGTTGAGCGAGAGCATGCGAAACATCATGTGCTTTATCATACCATTCCTTTTTTGGGGGCGTTCACCTAGCGATGCACCTCTTACAGCTGGCTCGTCTGCTGCACAACCGCCAGCAACGCCTCTCAAAAGGCACCGCTCACGGCAAAACGGGCAGCGATATAGCCTTCAGCGCACCAAACGGAGGTGCTCTTCTTGAGGAAAAGCTCTTTTCTCCCCTATTTTGATCATTATTTCAGATGAAAGTTATCGAATAAACTTGAATAGGCTAACTTTCATGCAAGTAAGTTAGTAAAACAATAGTTAATCTTCAACTTTCATGCAAATTTTCCGTAGATTTAGTAGTTAATCATATTCTTTTGTACATGTATTTGTTTAAAATAATATTTAATCTAAAACATTACTACATGTATGTCTTATATTATTTTTTAAATCATAGACTTTCATGCATGAAATTTCATGAAAATATTTTTTAAAGAAGACTTTCAGCTAGAGAGATGGTCCAAAAAGAAAGCTGAAGGGCTTTTCACCTCGAAGAAGGGTTCGAAAAGCACATTTGAAGAGGTTCTCATTGCCGTGGTCGCCTCCCCAAAAGGGCGATAAGGGCTTACGCTCGAGCGTACGGGCATCAAAAAAGGAAGCGCAGGGGATTGCTCTCCATGGCAAGCTCCATCCTACCGCTTTCAGGCTGTAGCTTGGCGATGTGCCACCCGCCGGCAAAACAGGATAGAGATCAAGGACCAGCGTATAGTTGAAGCTGTTTATCCCCTCCGTGGGAGGGGTAGGGGTGGGTTGGAACGTTATTACCCTCCTCCTGCCCTCCCGCCTAAGCGGGAGAATAACGTGCTGCTATCCGGCGTTTATCTGTTGAATTAAATCTTAGCTCGACGGCTATGGGCAAACACCCCCGCGTACGA
It contains:
- a CDS encoding DUF6261 family protein, which encodes MIKHMMFRMLSLNEKYRFAEEVISALDAIPCNVPELQPLVDRIKANFEAVKEASLGLSHPEFAAARRAGDALRDLGLKTLRYNAKRSLKRRDERWVAAGKLIVQAFHAFGDEMASKSVIEETTSVTNFLAEIDRNAELRAAISTIGCDAWLQDIRDGQREVEDAGAARLAMRMAKPKVAAYKEAVPLGKNLEKLLRLINLKLEFEDSPELLALSHRINEIVGRYRATVKHRQTLRKQAKERKAAEQQANEQKEPDEA
- a CDS encoding TonB-dependent receptor, producing the protein MKRKLYVLMVALLLASAALGEGKGVTGKVYGTDSKGNRTPLPGANVMWLGTVQGTTTNGEGVFSIPQIAGKRKLVVSFIGYTNDTVNVESSSKMVEVVLSEAGVQLAGVTVRANQGGSYISKLQPAKVEVITQSGLQKLACCNLSESFENSASVTVGYADAVTGAKQIEMLGLSGLYSQLMEENMTLMRGIPSTYGLSAIPGSWMESIQVSKGAASVVNGYESITGQVNVEYKKPDTTDPLFLNLYGDSDGRMELNLNGGGKLNEKWSAMGLVHLSGNRMEVDHNNDGFLDIPKSNQVNLFGRVSYLDPGKLESRTGVKYLRDERLGGQLGFSESDRGSSSVWGSQMVNQGFSIFNKTGIPLPSNPNQSIGVITSYGYYDQNGFFGLRDYTSTQNSANVSLLYQSIIGNTNHKYVVGSSLNYDNIETVLDGASSTKEEAVPGAFAQYTYSYLDKLNVIVGARADHSSKYGWLLTPRVHVKYSVTPTFTIRVSGGRGYHSPNPIAENIGVLASSRQISIANGLGIEKAWNYGVNATKDFKLWGGRPASVSVDYYRTDFQNQMVVDQEHDIEHVLFYNLDGKSYSNSFQVDFRSEPLERFEVYLAYRLNDVHQTINGKLERKPLVNSYRALANLSYATKFDKWKFDFTAQLNGKSKLPDMSGYPAHYQMGEYSPSYPLLFAQITKKYRALDVYVGVENLLNYTQMHSIVGADNPFGPYFDSSFIWGPIMGRKIYGGLRWTISR
- a CDS encoding heavy-metal-associated domain-containing protein; the protein is MKRIVTLFAVMLMVLAATVAQAKTDSTTIKTTIQCSSCEKRIMKNLPFEKGVKDVKVDVDKQTVWVAYDAGKTDVKKIKEAIAKLGYDADDVKRDAKAYEKLPACCKENSGFGKH
- a CDS encoding 3-oxoacyl-ACP synthase III family protein produces the protein MANPNFKEFLLSGAKAKTLSQPIGITAIGVYMPEKNISNAEFNIDIPAEVNFDQAFGIFNRRVGEGETPGTMATKAALDAVQRFNVDPATIDLVIATHASKNTERLCPPIASQVQTGIGAVNAGAFNVDCGYNGFLPSVFSAIAFIQAGIYNKVLVVAGETLMDNVNFCDFKALTIGDGAGAVILEKVEDGLGFQSFHHMSCEKEEAAGIKIKNGNPSYTATQSSVKAYQYVTPESLQRDVPFLQRFIPASIVESLEVLNLDVNGVDHYIFGQQFAGLTMSWIHNLGIDGARVFDTLKDYAAMKTASIPVNLFEAHKRGILKKGDVIALGDQGANWYISSAILRWSI
- the fabD gene encoding ACP S-malonyltransferase; its protein translation is MKAYVFPGQGAQFVGMGKDLYENVPQAKELFEKANEILGFRITDLMFNGTDEDLKQTKVTQPAIFLHSVILAKSLGDDFKPEMVAGHSLGEFSALVAAGALSFEDGLRLVAARANAMQKACELNPSTMAAVLGLADEKVEEICASIDGVVVAANYNCPGQLVISGANEAIDAACEALKAAGAKRALKLPVGGAFHSPLMEPARVELEAAIEATTVSQPICAVYQNVDAKPYTDPAQIKKNLVAQLTAPVRWTQTVQNMVADGVSSFVELGPGKVLQGLVNKIAKDIPAESKQSL
- a CDS encoding 3-oxoacyl-ACP synthase III family protein, with the translated sequence MKTAGLVSLAGYFPGATLNSTQVEKVCSYLREHTLLREEYIEMIEREQKLPGTIETNYDGWVSQPWYETWVNQLPEKKRKDPFQGAVERRRVPLDPLSVKTTMRPHPMMPSDAETIAGALALLKWGKPKEEIDLLLSHSQVQDHPLPSNTSLIQHKLKLTNAGAYGIDSCCSTFVTMVEIAANLVRSGAKKNVLIVNSIIDSFINDKGDYYSVNTGDAACAAVVTMVDGKVGYEGSFSLSRGELHDGIRFKRRAPRLMNHVSMLPSYEQDFVTFCNPESTRAIGAKATEYLLNAVNNLAERTGIPVSEADFLVTHQPVAWAPNAWRETLGFAEDKFYQSFEKYGNVATCCVPTNLLEAIEKGLVKENQRVLLASSGAGENHIALYEVLSPELVKNVLAFTMLGKVNRVELEEIHIN